One stretch of Ananas comosus cultivar F153 linkage group 6, ASM154086v1, whole genome shotgun sequence DNA includes these proteins:
- the LOC109711716 gene encoding probable quinone oxidoreductase, producing the protein MELKPGMSALVTGGASGIGRALSLALARKGLFVTIVDYSEENGKEVACLVEKENMNFHANLNFPSALFVKCDVTNSGDIAAAFEKHMETYGGLDICINSAGIGNTTLFYEDRSDGTATWRHTVNVNLVAVIDCTRIAIQIMRSKKKAGVIVNLGSASGLYPMYNDPIYSGTKGGVVLFTRSLAPLKRVGIRVNVLCPEFVQTELASKINPKLIDAIGGFLSMEDVVQGAFELIKDESKAGACLWITRRRGMEYWPTPMEERKYLIDPFKSQRKFTHSNFSNIKIPHSFEKIVVHTLTHDFRSATRVVRTQLRLPIEPQHALVKIIYAGVNASDVNFSSGRYFSGNAKEVASRLPFDAGFEAVGIVAAVGDSVTHVKVGTPVALMTFGNYAEFTLAPAKHLLPVPRPAPEVVAMLTSGLTASIALERAGQMASGQVALVTAAAGGTGQFAVQLAKLAGNKVVATCGGERKAALLKSFGVDRVIDYRKEKIKDVLKKEYPKGVDIIYESVGGEMFDICLNALAVHGRLIVIGMISQYQGEHGWKPLNYTGLCEKILAKSQTVAGFFLVQYAHLWQEHLDRLFDLFNSGKLKVAVDPKKFLGVASVADAVEYLHSGKSLGKVVVCIDPTFSQKPSKL; encoded by the exons GTAGAGCACTTAGCTTGGCTCTCGCGCGCAAAGGTCTATTCGTGACAATTGTTGACTACTCTGAAGAGAATGGAAAGGAAGTTGCTTGCTTGGTTGAGAAGGAGAACATGAATTTCCATGCAAATCTTAACTTCCCGTCAGCTTTATTTGTTAAGTGTGATGTCACTAATTCAG GTGATATCGCTGCCGCTTTTGAGAAGCATATGGAGACTTATGGTGGACTAGATATCTGCATTAATAGTGCTGGAATTGGTAATACAACACTGTTTTATGAAGACAGATCCGATGGGACTGCCACGTGGAGACACACAGTGAATGTAAACCTAGTTGCAGTTATTGATTGCACTCGGATTGCG ATTCAAATAATGCGATCTAAAAAGAAGGCTGGTGTCATAGTAAATCTTGGCTCTGCCTCGGGTCTTTATCCCATGTATAATGACCCCATCTACTCTGGTACAAAAG GTGGTGTGGTTTTATTCACCAGATCTCTTGCACCATTGAAACGTGTGGGAATTCGTGTTAATGTGCTTTGCCCCGAG TTTGTTCAAACTGAATTGGCATCAAAAATAAATCCCAAATTAATTGATGCAATTGGTGGATTTCTGTCCATGGAGGACGTTGTCCAAG GTGCATTTGAGCTTATAAAGGATGAAAGCAAGGCTGGTGCTTGTCTATGGATAACTAGACGTAGAGGGATGGAGTACTGGCCTACTCCAATGGAAGAAAGAAAGTACTTGATAGATCCATTCAAGTCACAAAGAAAATTCACACActctaatttttcaaatatcaaGATACCTCATTCTTTTGAAAAAAT AGTTGTTCACACTCTCACACATGATTTCCGAAGTGCCACAAGAGTTGTTCGTACACAGTTGAGATTACCCATTGAACCACAGCATGCccttgttaaaattatatatgctgGTGTAAATGCCAGTGAT GTAAACTTTAGCTCTGGACGTTACTTCAGTGGCAATGCAAAGGAAGTTGCTTCACGCCTTCCTTTTGATGCTGGTTTTGAG GCTGTGGGCATAGTTGCTGCTGTAGGTGACTCAGTCACTCATGTGAAAGTTGGCACACCTGTCGCTCTTATGACTTTTGGCAACTATGCTGAATTCACACTG GCTCCAGCAAAACATCTTCTTCCTGTGCCAAGGCCAGCTCCTGAGGTCGTAGCAATGCTAACATCCGGCTTGACTGCTTCCATTGCTTTAGAAAGG GCAGGACAGATGGCATCTGGCCAAGTAGCTTTAGTGACAGCAGCAGCTGGTGGTACTGGTCAATTTGCAGTTCAG TTAGCAAAATTGGCTGGAAACAAGGTGGTTGCAACATGTGGAGGTGAAAGAAAAGCTGCATTGTTGAAGTCCTTTGGAGTGGATCGTGTGATAGACTatagaaaggaaaagataaaagat GTTTTGAAGAAAGAATATCCAAAAGGTGTTGATATCATCTATGAATCTGTAGGTGGAGAAATGTTTGATATCTGCTTAAACGCTCTTGCGGTTCACGGACGGCTCATTGTGATAGGCATGATCTCTCAG TATCAAGGAGAGCATGGGTGGAAGCCTTTGAACTACACGGGGCTGTGTGAAAAGATCCTCGCAAAAAGCCAAACTGTG GCTGGGTTTTTCCTTGTACAATATGCCCACTTGTGGCAAGAGCATCTGGATAgactttttgatcttttcaactCTGGAAAGCTTAAG GTTGCTGTTGATCCCAAGAAATTCCTGGGCGTTGCTTCTGTTGCTGATGCGGTTGAATATCTTCATTCTGGCAAAAGCCTTGGCAAG GTCGTCGTGTGCATCGATCCTACATTTAGTCAGAAACCATCTAAACTATAA
- the LOC109711948 gene encoding uncharacterized protein LOC109711948: MWGNGGRFYWGRAEGAGTREVKGIVVVFAWLWSEEKHLRPYIDLYWSLGWRCLICHTEFLTLFFPEKATSLACGVLDELAKELKIRPSPIVLATFSAGSKGCMYKFLQLLDGRCGGFNLDEYRLVRDSICGQIFDSSPVDFTSDVGTQLFLHPAVPLMSQQPKITSWMGKAFASGLDTLFLNRLEAQRAEYWQILYSSIGIGPFLIFCSEDDDLAPYQIVSSFTQHLLDNGGDVKLVNWRNSPHLGHYKVHPAEYQTAVAELLAKALITSCHRSQLHSKTTSISGPCYKISQSVCNLHEAAASSNESLKRVANGPSDHFFLPSSMESNERKEAGPSLNKQQGEIFDRPSINPQGVLSQILFDVCIPKRIEDWDIKPGMALKGRQTFVTSRRNSSLNPIRYLRRSRL, from the exons ATGTGGGGGAATGGGGGGCGATTCTACTGGGGGAGAGCGGAGGGAGCGGGGACGAGGGAGGTGAAGGGGATTGTTGTGGTTTTCGCGTGGTTATGGAGCGAGGAGAAGCATCTGAGGCCGTATATTGATCTCTATTGGTCTCTTGGATGGCGTTGCCTCATTTGCCACACCGAATTTCTCACCct ATTCTTCCCCGAGAAGGCCACATCACTTGCCTGCGGTGTTCTTGATGAGCTTGCTAAG GAACTAAAGATTAGACCATCACCTATTGTGCTAGCTACCTTTTCTGCTGGATCAAAAGGATGCATGTACAAGTTTCTTCAG tTACTTGATGGAAGATGTGGAGGGTTTAATCTG GATGAGTATCGACTGGTAAGAGACTCTATTTGTGGACAAATTTTCGATTCCAGTCCGGTCGATTTTACCAGTGATGTGGGCACCCAATTATTCCTCCATCCCGCTGTTCCTCTGATGTCTCAGCAACCAAAGATAACATCATGGATGGGAAAAGCCTTTGCATCTGGTTTGGATACTCTCTTCTTAAACAGACTTGAAGCACAACGTGCTGAATACTGGCAGattctatactcatcaatt GGCATAGGTCCATTTCTTATATTTTGTTCAGAAGACGATGACTTAGCCCCCTACCAAATTGTCTCCAGTTTTACGCAACATCTACTAGATAATGGTGGAGATGTTAAACTAGTAAATTGGAGAAATTCACCTCATTTAG GCCATTACAAGGTGCATCCTGCTGAGTATCAAACTGCTGTAGCCGAGTTGCTGGCGAAAGCTCTCATAACCTCTTGCCACAGAAGCCAACTGCATAGCAAAACAACCAGCATTAGTGGCCCCTGCTACAAGATATCACAATCGGTATGCAATCTTCATGAAGCAGCCGCAAGCTCGAATGAGAGCCTAAAAAGGGTAGCAAACGGGCCCAGTGACCATTTCTTCCTACCGAGCTCAATGGAATCTAATGAAAGGAAAGAAGCAGGTCCATCGCTCAACAAGCAACAGGGTGAAATTTTTGATCGACCTAGCATTAATCCCCAGGGTGTCCTCAGCCAAATCCTTTTCGACGTTTGCATTCCAAAGAGAATTGAAGATTGGGACATTAAGCCTGGAATGGCTCTGAAAGGCCGACAGACATTTGTGACTAGCCGGAGAAACAGTTCTTTAAATCCTATCAGATATCTACGACGATCGAGACTATAG